The Chryseobacterium aureum genome contains a region encoding:
- a CDS encoding penicillin-binding transpeptidase domain-containing protein has protein sequence MQKQNEYDNKRKKTLRWGYLFAVVALCVFVMFLARIVILQNTNVQEIKDDYINKNYREATLKAARGNLFASDGSILATTVMRYDIYLDFKTMKDSVYTNNIGALTDSLSKMFGKSRGEFRQKFDEQKKKKNQYYTLVKGLDFDQYDRIRKFPIFKRGKNKGGFIVDRNYKRELATSEIGAGTIGMDNGELKSGLEGAFSKYLTGTDGKRLEQRINSSQWKPIDFWKVQEPVDGEDVYTTLDLRIQDIAHSALEKQLINFEAKHGTVIVMEVETGKVRALVNLRRTEEGEYEDSYNYALKDNIEPGSTFKTISLLAAMDDGFIDENTTVNVGNGVWVYAKQRISDGHGGGTYDISDVLAKSSNVGTSKLITKYYAEKPQIFLDHLKRWKLFDKMDIELPGITKPKIVTPQNKRWNAATLASISYGYSSNINLLQLTTFYNGVANGGKMLKPLFIDKIMKDGKVMYSAKPEVMVNKMASEKAIKMMTSALTKAVEKGTGRSIFTPNLKMAGKTGTARFEYWLPGPMKYRASFAGFYPADAPKYTCYVMISEPNTAKGFYGGSVSAPVFKEIAGKTFLKTPQNIEKEMLVDKKVNLSKMVEPNVKVAVNDKQMPNVVGLIGKNVIPQLENLGYRVDYKGVGRIKEQFPLEGTTISKNQRIYLSLQN, from the coding sequence ATGCAAAAGCAAAATGAATACGACAATAAACGTAAGAAAACGTTACGATGGGGCTACCTCTTTGCAGTGGTAGCTTTGTGCGTGTTTGTTATGTTCCTGGCAAGAATTGTCATCCTTCAGAATACCAATGTTCAGGAAATAAAAGATGATTACATTAATAAAAACTATCGCGAGGCCACGCTGAAAGCCGCACGCGGTAACCTTTTTGCATCTGATGGTTCTATTCTCGCTACAACAGTGATGAGATATGACATCTATCTTGATTTCAAAACAATGAAGGATTCGGTGTATACGAACAACATCGGAGCTCTGACAGATTCTTTGAGCAAAATGTTTGGAAAATCCAGAGGAGAATTCAGACAGAAGTTTGACGAACAGAAGAAAAAGAAAAACCAGTACTATACTCTGGTAAAAGGACTGGATTTTGATCAGTACGACAGAATCCGAAAGTTTCCGATCTTCAAAAGAGGGAAAAATAAGGGAGGATTTATTGTTGACAGAAATTATAAAAGAGAGCTGGCCACTTCAGAAATCGGAGCCGGAACCATTGGTATGGATAACGGCGAGCTTAAATCCGGGCTGGAAGGTGCTTTCTCAAAATATTTAACCGGAACAGACGGAAAAAGATTAGAACAGAGAATCAATTCTTCCCAGTGGAAACCTATTGACTTCTGGAAAGTTCAGGAACCGGTAGACGGAGAAGACGTGTACACTACCTTAGACCTTAGAATTCAGGATATTGCGCACTCCGCTCTTGAAAAACAGCTGATTAATTTCGAAGCCAAACACGGAACTGTAATTGTGATGGAAGTTGAAACCGGCAAAGTTCGCGCCCTTGTTAATTTAAGAAGAACAGAAGAAGGAGAATACGAAGACTCTTACAACTATGCGCTGAAAGATAATATCGAACCGGGATCCACCTTTAAAACCATTTCGCTGTTAGCAGCAATGGATGACGGATTTATTGATGAAAATACAACCGTAAACGTAGGAAACGGAGTTTGGGTATACGCAAAACAGAGAATCTCTGACGGCCATGGTGGAGGAACGTATGACATCAGTGACGTATTGGCAAAGTCCAGTAACGTAGGAACGTCAAAACTGATCACAAAATACTATGCAGAAAAACCACAGATTTTTCTTGACCACCTGAAACGTTGGAAATTATTTGACAAAATGGATATAGAACTTCCGGGAATTACAAAACCGAAGATCGTAACTCCACAGAATAAAAGATGGAATGCCGCAACGCTGGCTTCTATTTCGTACGGATATTCTTCCAATATCAACCTGCTTCAATTGACAACCTTCTACAATGGAGTGGCCAACGGAGGTAAAATGCTTAAGCCTTTATTCATTGATAAAATCATGAAAGACGGAAAAGTAATGTACAGTGCCAAGCCAGAAGTAATGGTCAATAAAATGGCCTCTGAAAAAGCCATTAAAATGATGACCAGCGCCCTTACCAAAGCAGTAGAAAAAGGAACCGGACGAAGCATCTTTACCCCAAACCTGAAAATGGCAGGAAAAACAGGTACGGCAAGATTTGAATACTGGCTGCCCGGCCCAATGAAGTACCGTGCATCCTTTGCAGGCTTTTATCCGGCAGACGCTCCAAAATACACGTGTTATGTAATGATCAGTGAGCCCAATACCGCAAAAGGATTTTATGGAGGCTCCGTTTCAGCACCGGTATTTAAAGAAATTGCAGGAAAAACATTCCTGAAAACGCCTCAGAATATTGAAAAAGAAATGCTCGTAGACAAAAAGGTAAACCTGAGCAAAATGGTGGAACCTAATGTCAAAGTAGCCGTCAATGATAAGCAGATGCCTAATGTAGTAGGATTAATAGGCAAAAACGTAATCCCGCAGCTGGAAAACTTAGGCTACCGTGTCGATTATAAAGGAGTAGGAAGAATAAAAGAACAGTTCCCTCTGGAAGGCACAACAATCAGTAAGAACCAGAGAATTTATTTGTCTCTGCAAAATTAG
- a CDS encoding tetratricopeptide repeat-containing sensor histidine kinase, whose protein sequence is MVFFYFSKMIRNLLFFIFPFFLIASCKESPQAYTNIKKADRLYSEGVNLLEKNDVDAYLKLQEAISYYSKENDFSNISKSLIVQANAQKNRGDFLGAESTLVEALKMMKENDESLYALYDTMGNLKLNQNQYSQAIEWYDKALSVKIEDGEKRLSILNNKSVAECKLGKYKHALNILKKLDLSNLSNINLKNRIKDNIEYTKWLDNNNPEAQTNIENILKLKLENNDFWGANSSYSHLAEINKKSNPDKSLYYAKKMLQIAELNKSPEDRLEAIEKIIYVDQPSNTNNHFQIYKSLADSIQASRNDYTNKFAFIKYENTKVKAEKAEKEVQLLWQYFLSGLLVALLIIIIILYKKRQKKLQQEKEIEIKNTELKISKKVHDVVANGIYQVMTKIENQENFDKEKALDELEFVYEKSRDISYEKPETKGVAEFDERISGLIGSFKNDEINTFLAGNEKNIWSGIHESAKDNIYQIIRELLVNMKKHSSATLVAFKFERNNNIVKIQYTDNGIGVPRNFSYKNGLRNTVSRIETISGEIIFDNTIEKGLKIYISFPAS, encoded by the coding sequence GTGGTTTTTTTTTACTTTAGTAAAATGATACGAAATTTATTATTTTTCATTTTTCCTTTCTTTCTTATTGCTTCATGTAAGGAAAGCCCTCAAGCGTATACCAATATAAAAAAAGCAGATAGGTTATATAGTGAAGGCGTTAATCTTCTTGAAAAAAATGACGTTGATGCCTATTTAAAACTTCAGGAAGCCATTAGCTATTACAGCAAAGAAAATGATTTTTCTAATATTTCTAAAAGCTTGATTGTACAGGCAAACGCTCAAAAAAACAGAGGTGATTTTTTAGGTGCAGAATCAACATTAGTAGAAGCCCTGAAAATGATGAAAGAAAATGATGAAAGCCTTTACGCATTATATGATACGATGGGTAATCTGAAATTAAACCAAAATCAATATTCTCAAGCAATTGAATGGTATGATAAAGCTCTTTCTGTTAAAATTGAAGATGGAGAAAAAAGACTAAGCATATTAAATAATAAATCTGTAGCAGAATGTAAATTAGGAAAATATAAACATGCTTTGAATATTTTAAAAAAACTTGATTTATCAAACCTTTCAAATATAAATTTGAAAAATAGAATCAAAGACAATATTGAGTACACAAAATGGCTTGACAATAATAATCCAGAGGCTCAAACAAATATAGAAAATATACTAAAACTTAAATTAGAAAATAATGATTTTTGGGGAGCTAATTCAAGCTATTCTCATTTGGCAGAAATTAATAAGAAATCAAATCCAGATAAATCGCTTTACTATGCAAAAAAAATGCTTCAGATTGCTGAATTAAACAAAAGTCCTGAAGACAGACTGGAAGCTATTGAAAAGATAATTTACGTTGATCAACCATCTAATACAAATAATCATTTTCAAATATATAAAAGTCTAGCCGACAGCATACAGGCCAGTCGTAATGATTATACCAATAAATTTGCTTTTATAAAATATGAAAATACAAAAGTAAAGGCAGAAAAGGCAGAAAAAGAAGTTCAATTATTATGGCAGTATTTCCTATCAGGATTACTTGTGGCCCTGCTAATTATTATTATCATTTTATATAAGAAAAGACAGAAAAAACTTCAACAGGAAAAAGAAATTGAAATAAAGAACACTGAGCTAAAAATATCCAAAAAAGTTCACGATGTTGTAGCCAATGGTATCTATCAGGTAATGACTAAAATAGAAAATCAGGAAAATTTTGATAAGGAGAAAGCACTGGACGAGCTTGAGTTTGTGTACGAAAAATCAAGAGATATTTCCTATGAAAAACCGGAAACAAAAGGTGTTGCAGAATTTGATGAAAGAATATCCGGTCTCATTGGTTCCTTCAAAAATGATGAAATAAATACCTTTCTTGCCGGAAATGAAAAAAATATATGGAGCGGCATCCATGAATCTGCTAAAGATAATATCTACCAGATAATCCGCGAGCTGCTGGTTAATATGAAGAAACACAGCTCTGCAACGCTTGTCGCCTTTAAATTTGAAAGAAATAATAATATTGTAAAAATTCAATACACAGACAATGGAATTGGCGTTCCCAGAAACTTTTCGTACAAAAATGGATTGAGAAATACGGTTTCCCGTATTGAAACCATCTCAGGAGAAATTATTTTTGACAACACAATAGAAAAAGGGCTAAAGATTTATATCTCATTCCCTGCATCGTAA
- the rsmH gene encoding 16S rRNA (cytosine(1402)-N(4))-methyltransferase RsmH has translation MYHNPVLLKQSVDDLVTNPDGIYVDCTFGGGGHSREILSRLSDKGRLFSFDQDLDALKNTIDDPRFTLVNQNFRFLENSLLMYGVSQADGVLADLGVSSHQFDEADRGFSTRSNAPLDMRMNVMQNLDAKRVINEYEESELADLFYHYGELREARKLAREIVHHRKTKSIDTTEDLKKLFSYIPPHKVNKFYAQLFQAIRIEVNQELEVLKEMLVQAYNVLKPEGRLVVISYHSLEDRLVKRFLKNGMFEGEPERDIYGNYKKAFELIKSKAIIPDDQEIEENSRARSAKMRTGIKV, from the coding sequence ATGTATCATAACCCCGTTTTGTTGAAGCAGAGTGTTGATGATTTGGTGACGAATCCTGACGGAATATATGTGGACTGCACCTTTGGAGGAGGAGGCCATTCAAGAGAAATCTTGAGCAGACTTTCCGACAAAGGGAGATTGTTCAGCTTTGATCAGGACCTGGATGCACTTAAAAATACAATTGATGATCCCAGGTTTACATTAGTCAATCAGAATTTCAGATTTCTGGAAAACTCATTACTGATGTACGGAGTTTCTCAGGCAGATGGTGTTTTGGCTGATCTTGGTGTTTCTTCACACCAGTTTGATGAAGCAGACAGAGGCTTTTCCACAAGAAGCAATGCTCCGTTGGACATGAGGATGAATGTAATGCAGAACCTGGATGCTAAAAGGGTAATCAACGAATATGAAGAAAGTGAACTTGCTGATCTTTTCTACCATTACGGAGAATTAAGAGAAGCCAGAAAACTGGCAAGAGAAATTGTTCACCACAGAAAAACTAAAAGTATAGATACTACGGAAGATCTGAAAAAACTGTTCAGCTATATTCCGCCTCATAAGGTTAATAAGTTCTATGCTCAGCTTTTTCAGGCCATAAGAATAGAAGTAAACCAGGAACTTGAAGTATTGAAAGAAATGCTGGTTCAGGCTTACAATGTTTTAAAACCGGAAGGAAGATTAGTCGTTATTTCTTACCACTCTCTGGAAGACCGTCTGGTGAAAAGATTCCTGAAAAACGGAATGTTCGAGGGAGAACCGGAAAGAGATATCTACGGAAATTATAAAAAGGCATTCGAATTGATAAAGAGTAAAGCAATCATTCCTGATGACCAGGAAATAGAAGAAAACTCAAGAGCAAGAAGTGCCAAAATGAGAACAGGAATTAAAGTATAA
- a CDS encoding FtsL-like putative cell division protein, whose protein sequence is MAKRTTNRPQKRLTFIDIIKGNFLNRDEIKIHYKYFLLLFVLMMAMIYTNHLVNKKIKIVNALKEETEEYKSRNAYAQSKLIKVKMESELGKEVARDSLMTLENHPHKLLIKLDSTDAKAK, encoded by the coding sequence TTGGCAAAAAGAACAACAAATCGTCCCCAGAAAAGACTCACTTTTATAGATATTATAAAAGGAAACTTTCTGAACCGTGATGAGATCAAAATACATTACAAGTATTTTCTCCTCCTGTTTGTTCTGATGATGGCCATGATTTATACCAACCATCTCGTCAACAAAAAAATAAAAATTGTAAACGCCTTAAAGGAAGAAACAGAAGAATACAAATCACGAAACGCTTACGCCCAGAGTAAGCTGATCAAAGTAAAAATGGAATCAGAGCTGGGGAAAGAGGTTGCCCGGGATTCATTGATGACCCTGGAAAACCACCCTCACAAATTGCTAATAAAACTGGACAGTACAGATGCAAAAGCAAAATGA
- the mraZ gene encoding division/cell wall cluster transcriptional repressor MraZ, translating into MKNFIGTYECKIDDKGRLKVPSSLIKQMENFEDKAFVVKRSVFQPCLEVYPMNAWDKLMGKINKLNRFIKKNADFIRMFTAGVKTAELDNAGRLQISKDLTVFANLQKDIVITSAGELFEIWDKAAYEKVIATNEADFASLAEDVMGSFDEE; encoded by the coding sequence ATGAAAAATTTCATTGGGACATATGAGTGTAAAATTGACGACAAAGGCCGCCTGAAAGTTCCTTCATCTTTAATCAAACAGATGGAAAACTTCGAAGACAAGGCATTTGTAGTCAAAAGATCTGTGTTCCAACCCTGTCTGGAAGTCTACCCTATGAATGCATGGGACAAACTGATGGGCAAAATTAATAAACTGAACAGATTCATAAAAAAGAATGCTGATTTCATACGAATGTTTACGGCAGGAGTAAAAACAGCAGAATTGGATAACGCAGGAAGATTACAGATCTCGAAAGACCTGACCGTTTTTGCAAATCTTCAGAAAGATATTGTGATTACCAGCGCAGGAGAACTCTTCGAAATTTGGGACAAAGCGGCCTATGAAAAGGTAATTGCGACCAATGAAGCTGATTTTGCAAGCCTTGCCGAAGATGTGATGGGCTCTTTTGACGAAGAATAA
- a CDS encoding response regulator: protein MFKKILIAEDHESISISVQKTLNDLAISNMDHVYYCDDALAKVQKSIRENDLYDLLITDLSFEEDHNIQNIKDGKELIKTIKELQPSLKIIVFSAEHRSGVIDSLFNEYGINGFVRKARNDSKELKKAIASIYVNENYLSLDLQQEVKQLNNYEFSNYDITLVSLLSQGVLQKNIPVYLQNNDIKPNSLSSVEKKLNSIKENLQITNNEQLVSFCKDLGII, encoded by the coding sequence ATGTTCAAAAAAATTTTAATAGCTGAAGACCACGAAAGTATCAGTATTTCAGTACAGAAAACACTTAATGACCTTGCTATTTCCAATATGGATCATGTTTATTACTGCGATGATGCATTAGCTAAAGTACAAAAGTCTATTCGTGAAAATGATCTTTATGATTTGTTAATTACGGATCTTTCCTTTGAAGAAGACCATAATATACAAAATATTAAGGACGGAAAAGAACTGATAAAAACCATTAAAGAGCTACAGCCTTCATTGAAAATAATTGTCTTTTCGGCAGAGCACAGATCCGGAGTAATAGACAGCCTTTTTAACGAATACGGAATTAATGGTTTTGTGCGTAAAGCCCGCAATGATTCCAAAGAACTGAAAAAAGCCATAGCTTCCATTTATGTAAATGAGAATTATCTTTCTCTTGATCTTCAGCAGGAAGTAAAGCAGCTCAATAATTATGAGTTTTCCAATTATGATATCACCCTGGTATCTCTTTTATCCCAGGGCGTTTTACAGAAAAACATCCCGGTTTATCTACAGAATAATGACATTAAGCCTAACAGCTTAAGCAGTGTAGAAAAGAAGCTGAACAGTATAAAAGAAAATCTCCAGATAACAAATAATGAACAGCTTGTTTCTTTTTGTAAAGATTTAGGGATTATTTAA
- a CDS encoding GNAT family N-acetyltransferase, with protein sequence MSNIVWKIKTFDEFTVPELYAVLKARIDVFVIEQNCPYPDLDNYDQKGIHIWAEEDGQVLAYCRVFDKGIKYDETSFGRVLTTEQARGKSLGKQLIQYAVETIENRFHTSEIKISAQDYLLRFYGGFGFIDTGKKYLEDDIPHTEMIRK encoded by the coding sequence ATGAGTAATATTGTCTGGAAAATTAAAACGTTTGATGAGTTCACTGTTCCTGAATTGTATGCCGTGCTGAAGGCGCGTATTGATGTTTTCGTTATTGAGCAGAACTGTCCTTATCCTGATCTGGATAATTATGACCAGAAAGGAATTCATATCTGGGCGGAAGAAGACGGGCAGGTGCTGGCCTACTGCCGTGTATTTGATAAAGGAATAAAGTATGATGAAACGTCTTTCGGAAGGGTTCTTACTACCGAGCAGGCCAGAGGAAAAAGTCTGGGAAAACAGCTGATACAGTATGCGGTAGAAACTATAGAAAATCGTTTTCATACCTCTGAAATCAAGATATCAGCACAGGATTATCTGTTAAGATTTTACGGGGGATTCGGATTTATAGATACGGGTAAAAAATATCTTGAAGATGATATTCCGCATACGGAAATGATAAGAAAATAA
- a CDS encoding alpha/beta fold hydrolase, giving the protein MIFSTKKEKKYSYVEAGEGHPLVLLHGLMGGLSNFDKMVDFFSDKGFKVYVPQLPIYDLPVLNTNLTTIAKYIIKFIESHIEGPVSIVGNSMGGHVGLILTLARPDLVKNLVLTGSSGLYERTFGDSFPRKNDRSYIRKKTEEVFYDPKVATEALVDEVFAVVNDRMKGIKTVMLARSAIKHNMLHDLPKIVTPTCLIWGKQDNVTPPEVAEDMHKFIPNSDLFWIDQCGHAAMMEKPDEFNEILYNWIKDKV; this is encoded by the coding sequence ATGATATTTAGTACGAAAAAAGAAAAGAAATATTCCTATGTAGAAGCGGGAGAAGGACATCCATTAGTGCTGTTGCACGGGTTAATGGGTGGTTTGAGTAATTTCGATAAAATGGTAGATTTTTTTTCGGATAAGGGCTTCAAAGTATATGTTCCTCAGCTGCCGATCTATGATCTGCCGGTACTCAATACGAATCTTACCACTATCGCAAAATATATTATCAAGTTTATAGAAAGTCATATTGAGGGGCCTGTCTCTATTGTAGGAAACTCAATGGGAGGGCACGTGGGGCTTATCTTAACTTTGGCAAGACCGGATCTGGTAAAGAATCTTGTTCTTACGGGGAGCTCCGGACTGTATGAAAGAACTTTCGGGGACAGCTTTCCGAGAAAGAATGACCGTTCTTACATCAGAAAGAAGACGGAAGAGGTGTTCTATGATCCAAAGGTGGCTACAGAAGCTCTTGTAGATGAAGTTTTTGCAGTTGTAAACGACAGAATGAAGGGAATCAAGACGGTAATGCTGGCCAGAAGTGCCATCAAGCACAATATGCTGCATGACCTTCCGAAGATTGTGACACCTACCTGTCTGATCTGGGGGAAACAGGATAATGTGACGCCTCCGGAAGTAGCAGAAGATATGCACAAGTTTATTCCTAATTCGGATTTATTCTGGATTGATCAATGTGGCCATGCTGCCATGATGGAAAAACCGGATGAATTCAATGAAATCCTGTACAACTGGATAAAAGATAAAGTTTAA
- the yihA gene encoding ribosome biogenesis GTP-binding protein YihA/YsxC, which translates to MIIKTAVFVKSSGKWQECPEPNIPEYAFIGRSNVGKSSLINAMMNHKDLAKTSQTPGKTQLINHFLVNENWYLTDLPGYGYAKVSKVQRKDFEKLITNYILNRRNLVNLFVLVDVRHTPQKIDLEFIQWCGESGIPFSIVFTKADKMKPNAVIKNVEDYKAELHKTWEDLPELYITSAEKKEGGDQILNFIQKTNDFLTHNNISFDE; encoded by the coding sequence ATGATTATCAAGACAGCAGTATTTGTAAAGAGTAGTGGAAAATGGCAGGAATGCCCGGAACCAAATATTCCCGAATATGCTTTTATCGGAAGGTCAAACGTGGGAAAATCATCACTCATCAATGCAATGATGAACCATAAAGATCTGGCTAAAACTTCACAGACTCCGGGAAAAACCCAGCTGATCAATCATTTTCTGGTGAATGAGAACTGGTATCTGACCGATTTACCGGGATATGGCTATGCAAAAGTTTCAAAGGTACAGCGAAAAGACTTTGAAAAGCTGATTACCAATTATATTCTGAACAGAAGAAACCTTGTTAATCTTTTTGTTTTGGTAGATGTAAGGCATACTCCGCAGAAAATTGATCTGGAATTCATCCAGTGGTGCGGGGAAAGCGGAATACCATTTTCAATTGTCTTTACAAAGGCAGATAAAATGAAGCCAAATGCGGTTATCAAGAATGTAGAAGATTATAAAGCTGAGCTTCATAAAACATGGGAAGATCTTCCTGAACTGTATATTACTTCTGCAGAAAAAAAAGAGGGCGGAGATCAGATTCTTAACTTTATCCAAAAAACCAATGATTTTTTAACGCATAATAATATCAGTTTCGATGAGTAA